A genomic region of Nostoc sp. UHCC 0702 contains the following coding sequences:
- a CDS encoding class I SAM-dependent methyltransferase, protein MSDPQTVSAAVAKLYNTYPFPPDPLLDEPPPGYNWRWNWLAAHSFCTGQKPQRQDIRILDAGCGTGVGTEYLVHLNPQADVVGIDLSAGALAMAKERCQRSGANRVEFHQLSLFDAEQLPGEFDLINCVGVLHHTHDPIRGIQALAKKLAPGGFFHIFVYGELGRWEIQLMQKAIALLQGDKKGDYRDGVQVGRKIFASLPENNRIVKYEKQRWSMENHMDEHFADMYVHPQEIDYNIETLFELIDASGLEFIGFSNPGFWQLDRLLSKAPDLIERAKGLSDRQRYRLIELLDPEVTHYEFFLGRPPLLKNDWLEDEALLAAIPELNPCMDGWPSKGIFNQDYQIVKLSEEEFEFLQACDGNSTIKEILARVQLGLEGVRTILKQHLILLTAG, encoded by the coding sequence ATGTCAGACCCCCAAACTGTTAGCGCTGCTGTTGCCAAACTCTACAACACATACCCTTTTCCGCCTGACCCTTTGCTGGATGAACCACCTCCGGGTTACAATTGGCGCTGGAATTGGCTAGCTGCTCATAGCTTCTGCACAGGTCAAAAACCTCAAAGGCAAGATATCCGCATTTTAGATGCTGGTTGTGGTACAGGCGTGGGTACTGAGTACTTAGTTCACCTCAATCCTCAAGCTGATGTTGTGGGAATTGACCTCAGTGCTGGTGCTTTGGCAATGGCAAAAGAACGTTGTCAGCGTTCTGGGGCTAACCGAGTAGAATTTCATCAACTCAGTTTGTTCGATGCAGAACAGTTACCTGGTGAATTTGATTTAATTAACTGCGTTGGCGTTTTGCACCATACCCACGATCCCATTCGTGGTATTCAAGCTTTAGCTAAAAAGCTAGCCCCTGGCGGCTTTTTCCACATCTTCGTCTACGGAGAATTGGGGCGCTGGGAAATTCAACTCATGCAAAAAGCGATCGCCCTCCTCCAAGGTGACAAAAAAGGCGACTACCGCGATGGTGTACAAGTCGGACGAAAAATATTTGCTTCCCTACCAGAAAATAACCGTATTGTCAAATACGAAAAACAACGCTGGTCAATGGAAAACCACATGGATGAACACTTTGCGGATATGTATGTTCATCCCCAGGAGATTGACTACAACATTGAGACGCTGTTTGAGTTAATAGATGCTTCTGGCTTGGAGTTTATTGGCTTCTCTAATCCTGGTTTTTGGCAATTAGACAGACTTTTGAGCAAAGCCCCAGATTTGATCGAAAGAGCTAAAGGATTAAGCGATCGCCAACGCTACCGCCTGATAGAATTATTAGATCCAGAAGTAACTCATTATGAGTTTTTCCTCGGTCGTCCTCCCCTGCTGAAAAATGATTGGTTAGAGGATGAAGCTTTATTAGCAGCAATTCCCGAACTCAATCCCTGTATGGACGGATGGCCAAGTAAAGGTATCTTTAACCAAGATTATCAGATAGTCAAATTATCTGAAGAGGAGTTTGAATTTTTACAAGCCTGTGATGGCAACTCAACAATAAAAGAGATATTAGCGAGGGTACAACTGGGGTTAGAAGGAGTCAGAACCATCCTCAAACAACACCTAATTTTGTTGACAGCGGGTTAA